A window from Kovacikia minuta CCNUW1 encodes these proteins:
- a CDS encoding MlaE family lipid ABC transporter permease subunit translates to MLTWLLKFPLVSETPISYGLRLWSRRLLAAILLGGQVMVHLLAGKIHRRNTLEQMAIVGPESLLIALLTAAFVGMVFTIQVSREFINLGAGSAVGGVLAISLARELAPVLTAVIMAGRVGSAFAAEIGTMQVTEQVDALYMLKTDPIDYLVIPRVIACCLMVPILTVLSLLTGLIGGMFIADGLYGISHKVFFDSVQGFLTTWDLCSAPIKGFCFGALIAIIGSSWGLTTTGGAKGVGQSTTTAVVTSLLAIFISNFFLSWVMFQGLGSAVTRGI, encoded by the coding sequence TTGCTAACGTGGTTGCTTAAATTTCCCCTGGTGAGTGAAACACCGATCAGTTACGGCTTGAGATTATGGAGTCGAAGATTGCTGGCAGCAATTCTTCTAGGTGGACAGGTCATGGTTCATCTGCTGGCAGGCAAAATTCATCGCCGCAATACCTTAGAGCAAATGGCAATCGTTGGTCCAGAGTCCCTACTCATTGCCCTACTAACAGCGGCGTTTGTCGGAATGGTTTTTACCATTCAGGTGTCTAGAGAATTTATTAATTTGGGAGCGGGGAGTGCAGTTGGAGGCGTCCTGGCAATTTCCCTGGCACGCGAATTAGCTCCCGTTTTGACCGCGGTGATTATGGCGGGGCGGGTTGGGTCTGCCTTTGCCGCAGAAATTGGCACGATGCAGGTTACTGAGCAAGTTGATGCACTTTACATGCTGAAAACCGACCCGATCGATTATTTGGTGATCCCAAGGGTGATTGCTTGCTGCCTGATGGTGCCGATTCTGACGGTGCTTTCCTTGCTGACAGGATTAATTGGTGGCATGTTCATTGCAGACGGCCTATATGGCATTTCGCACAAGGTCTTCTTTGACTCTGTGCAGGGGTTTTTAACGACCTGGGATCTGTGTAGCGCTCCAATTAAAGGATTTTGTTTTGGAGCGTTAATTGCCATCATTGGCTCAAGTTGGGGACTGACCACCACGGGCGGCGCAAAGGGTGTTGGGCAATCCACCACGACCGCTGTTGTCACCTCTCTACTTGCCATTTTTATTTCGAATTTCTTCCTTTCCTGGGTCATGTTCCAGGGGCTTGGCAGCGCGGTTACGAGAGGAATTTGA
- a CDS encoding DUF3318 domain-containing protein, which produces MNPDLEIRRLLDVMPASGRMTIKLMSKPEQPVVIDSPFPMPWMQERPVWINFDLWSRLSRSQRDLVMLRWVCWLTGVKWFRPNLYQGIVLAGALGAVVELVQADPIGFMVAGGLSAIAGTQIWRNNRNTEKELEADEAAIRVAQRRGYSETDAARHLLSAIEAVADIEGRPNLNFIELLRCQNLKAIAGVSPVGVPERLRRG; this is translated from the coding sequence ATGAATCCCGATTTAGAGATTCGCCGCTTGTTGGATGTCATGCCTGCTTCGGGTCGGATGACAATCAAATTGATGAGCAAGCCAGAACAGCCTGTGGTGATCGATAGCCCCTTTCCAATGCCGTGGATGCAGGAGCGTCCGGTGTGGATTAATTTTGATCTGTGGAGTCGTCTGTCGCGATCGCAGCGGGATCTGGTGATGTTGCGATGGGTCTGCTGGCTAACCGGGGTGAAGTGGTTTCGTCCCAATCTTTATCAGGGAATTGTGCTGGCAGGTGCGCTAGGAGCCGTGGTGGAATTGGTGCAGGCTGATCCGATTGGGTTTATGGTTGCTGGAGGGTTGAGTGCGATCGCTGGCACCCAAATCTGGCGCAACAACCGCAATACTGAAAAAGAACTGGAAGCCGACGAAGCCGCCATTCGGGTTGCCCAACGGCGGGGCTACAGCGAAACAGACGCCGCCCGTCACCTACTCTCGGCGATCGAAGCCGTCGCAGATATCGAAGGACGCCCCAACCTGAATTTTATTGAGCTACTGCGCTGCCAAAACCTGAAGGCGATCGCGGGAGTTTCGCCAGTGGGTGTGCCAGAACGCTTGAGGAGGGGGTAG
- a CDS encoding DUF3086 domain-containing protein has product MTPDEPQEFYSETSAEQLEKSLQQVPVESEDDYTTGTEDAFTLKPADSKSTASGSLEDAFNGSLEGPKQGSESVADAPTLDLTEAESASPAEEELIQVMTENEPAWFAMAENELSQEPSSDERALMASEEVLNRAMAEDASQSLGGAGRRSIGQGVGSVTTFELEQRVAELQRQEQALRQEIAALKATQTQLQEQTMDAQMAIGRLVQEGLKELEQRKQALQISVEQLERRQERIQNEMRTSFAGVSQDLAIRVKSFKDYLVGSLQDLALTAEQLELPKAVKAPPQRQAAPQETVQQSSPTSPSPKFAEQSFQEQTRKIRGLLDQYRNRPDYYGPAWHLRRTFEPIHAERVSNWFFTQGGRGAIRTMGSRLQNILVASASISILHSLYGDRLRTLILAESPERLGEWRRGLQDCLGITRSDFGPDRGVALFEDPEALAMKADRAVKDGLLAFVVIDETEEQVSLSLLQFPLWLAFAPNPQVSSSSSYSRGEW; this is encoded by the coding sequence ATGACCCCAGACGAACCCCAAGAATTTTACTCCGAAACATCCGCAGAGCAGCTAGAAAAGTCTTTGCAACAGGTTCCCGTCGAAAGCGAAGATGATTACACCACTGGAACAGAGGACGCTTTTACGTTGAAACCTGCCGACTCAAAATCCACCGCCTCCGGGTCGTTAGAAGATGCCTTCAATGGGTCGCTGGAAGGGCCGAAACAGGGTTCTGAGTCGGTTGCAGATGCTCCAACCCTTGACTTAACGGAGGCAGAATCGGCTTCTCCAGCGGAGGAGGAGTTGATTCAGGTGATGACGGAAAATGAGCCAGCCTGGTTCGCAATGGCGGAAAATGAACTATCTCAGGAGCCTTCGTCGGATGAGCGTGCTTTGATGGCATCCGAGGAAGTGTTAAATCGGGCAATGGCTGAAGATGCATCCCAGTCTTTAGGGGGGGCAGGAAGACGTTCGATTGGGCAAGGAGTGGGTAGCGTGACAACGTTTGAGTTAGAGCAACGGGTTGCCGAGTTGCAACGTCAGGAGCAAGCCTTGAGGCAGGAGATTGCTGCATTGAAGGCAACTCAGACTCAGCTTCAGGAACAAACCATGGATGCTCAGATGGCGATTGGTCGCCTGGTGCAGGAAGGGTTAAAGGAACTGGAGCAGCGCAAGCAGGCACTCCAGATCAGCGTAGAGCAGTTGGAACGCCGTCAGGAACGAATTCAGAACGAAATGCGAACCAGTTTTGCGGGCGTTTCTCAAGATCTGGCGATTCGGGTCAAAAGCTTTAAGGATTATCTGGTGGGCAGTCTTCAGGATCTCGCTTTAACGGCGGAACAGTTGGAGTTGCCGAAAGCGGTGAAAGCCCCCCCCCAACGGCAAGCCGCACCACAGGAGACAGTGCAGCAGTCATCCCCCACCTCGCCCTCGCCTAAATTTGCCGAGCAAAGCTTTCAAGAACAAACCCGCAAAATTCGGGGTCTGCTGGATCAGTACCGCAACCGCCCAGACTACTACGGACCTGCATGGCACCTCCGCCGTACCTTTGAGCCAATCCATGCCGAGCGGGTTTCTAACTGGTTTTTTACCCAGGGCGGGCGGGGTGCAATCCGGACGATGGGCAGCCGGTTACAAAATATTCTGGTCGCTTCTGCATCCATTTCGATTCTGCACAGTCTTTATGGCGATCGCCTCCGCACTTTGATTTTGGCTGAATCTCCCGAACGCCTGGGAGAATGGCGCAGGGGTTTACAGGACTGCCTTGGCATTACCCGCAGTGACTTTGGCCCCGATCGCGGCGTTGCCCTGTTTGAAGACCCGGAGGCTCTGGCGATGAAAGCTGATCGCGCCGTTAAAGACGGTCTCCTTGCCTTCGTGGTCATCGACGAAACCGAGGAGCAAGTCAGCCTTTCCCTGTTGCAATTCCCCCTCTGGCTAGCGTTTGCCCCCAATCCCCAGGTGTCGTCTTCGTCTAGCTACAGCAGAGGGGAATGGTAA
- a CDS encoding DUF3119 family protein — protein sequence MRFTETDFDIYRGEKLIRRFPYRDWQNWRIFWSPVPILFYFREVKSIHFLPILFDPKTLRLCLERIPLNPLP from the coding sequence ATGAGATTTACCGAAACCGATTTTGATATTTACCGGGGTGAGAAATTGATTCGCCGCTTCCCCTACCGAGACTGGCAAAACTGGCGAATTTTCTGGTCACCCGTTCCCATCCTTTTTTACTTTAGAGAAGTAAAGAGTATCCACTTTCTACCCATTTTGTTTGACCCCAAGACCCTCCGCCTTTGTTTGGAGCGTATCCCTCTTAACCCCCTCCCGTAG
- a CDS encoding PAS domain S-box protein, which yields MRLNWINRHSLLVAGAIALACFFVANLAAASLDLGVKASPVWPPAGIALASLLLYGRQMWVGIGLGMLLVSVSMGVSWTVAAVAAAGSTLGAIAGNELLEWFNFRKSLSSLRDVLGFVALAVLLSPIVNATINSFNACLAGLEDWSAFGVHWGTIWLGDSIGILVVAPLMLTWLGKPLPPNLSLQWFWQQWQQKSNFRQKVIEILAWMVLLVGVSWIVFQSPTQTEIAHFPLEYLPFPLIVWAALRLGQRGTVLGSLVVSAIAIAGVLRHGGPFLAKTEGDVWQAIFLLQAFVGIITMTALVLAAAVAERQQAVEHLFKSKEHFRSMFEGAGIGIGLTDLHGQIVESNPVLQRMLDYSREELSGKTFAEFTYTDDLAADAKWLPEMVSGQRTLHQLEKRYIGKDGHIVWVRQTNSLIRDEAGEPKFMVGMVEDITELRRAEENIQLYANIVRTMQMGLIVWQLEDLNNLNSFRLMDINPAARQILKMTAHAHDLVGKRMAEVFPNLIDTAFPGVYATVIRSGKVRDLGEVRYGDIYLPEGVYSTKAFPLPNQCVGLVFEDITDRKQAEEALQQSEARFRVVAETAACAFMLYQGSRLRYINPAAQTITGYSQEELLSMDFLDLAHPEFRDLVQKRGLERQQGLEVPNRYEIKILTKSGQERWVDLTAGMAVFEGKPAGLATAYDITDRKRAEAKLLMSANRERLLTEIASRIRSSLNLEEILQTTVQEIRKYLQVDRVFISYFDAAGGCLAIAESVAEPWPSILGWEPENDKIQEIKSTFQPGCAQRGE from the coding sequence ATGCGATTGAACTGGATAAATCGACACTCTTTACTTGTTGCAGGAGCGATCGCCCTTGCCTGTTTCTTCGTTGCTAACCTTGCTGCTGCCAGTTTAGATTTGGGTGTCAAAGCTTCACCCGTCTGGCCCCCGGCAGGAATTGCCCTGGCATCTCTCCTGCTTTATGGACGGCAAATGTGGGTCGGAATTGGGTTAGGGATGCTGTTGGTTTCGGTTTCAATGGGCGTCTCGTGGACAGTGGCGGCGGTGGCGGCGGCGGGCAGCACCCTGGGGGCGATCGCAGGCAACGAACTACTCGAATGGTTCAACTTTCGCAAATCCCTGAGTAGCTTGCGGGATGTTTTAGGCTTTGTTGCCCTGGCAGTGCTCCTTTCACCGATCGTTAATGCAACCATTAATAGCTTCAATGCTTGCTTGGCAGGTTTAGAGGACTGGAGTGCATTTGGGGTTCACTGGGGCACGATCTGGCTGGGAGACAGTATCGGGATTCTGGTGGTCGCGCCGCTCATGCTGACCTGGCTGGGAAAACCCCTACCGCCGAATCTGTCCCTCCAATGGTTCTGGCAGCAATGGCAGCAGAAATCAAATTTTCGCCAGAAAGTAATAGAAATTCTGGCCTGGATGGTTTTACTGGTGGGTGTGAGCTGGATTGTTTTTCAATCCCCAACTCAGACAGAAATCGCCCACTTTCCCCTGGAATATTTACCCTTTCCTTTAATTGTTTGGGCAGCATTACGGCTGGGGCAGCGGGGAACCGTCCTGGGTAGTCTGGTGGTGTCTGCGATCGCGATCGCAGGCGTGTTGCGGCATGGAGGTCCCTTTCTGGCAAAGACAGAGGGAGACGTGTGGCAGGCAATCTTTCTGCTCCAAGCCTTTGTGGGCATCATTACAATGACTGCCCTGGTCTTAGCCGCAGCAGTAGCAGAGCGGCAACAGGCCGTCGAGCATTTGTTTAAGAGCAAAGAGCATTTCCGCAGCATGTTTGAAGGAGCCGGGATCGGAATTGGGCTTACCGATCTGCACGGGCAGATTGTGGAAAGCAACCCGGTGTTGCAACGAATGTTAGATTACAGCCGCGAAGAATTGAGTGGCAAAACCTTTGCCGAATTCACCTACACCGACGACCTTGCCGCTGATGCGAAGTGGTTACCAGAAATGGTTTCCGGGCAACGCACCCTCCACCAACTGGAAAAGCGCTACATCGGTAAGGACGGTCACATCGTTTGGGTTCGTCAAACCAATTCCCTGATCCGGGATGAGGCAGGCGAACCCAAATTTATGGTTGGCATGGTAGAAGACATTACCGAATTGAGACGGGCGGAAGAAAACATTCAGCTTTATGCCAATATCGTCAGAACCATGCAAATGGGTCTAATTGTTTGGCAATTGGAAGACCTGAATAACCTGAACAGTTTCCGGTTAATGGACATTAACCCAGCCGCCCGACAGATTTTAAAGATGACTGCCCATGCCCATGATCTGGTTGGGAAAAGGATGGCAGAGGTTTTTCCAAATTTGATCGATACGGCATTTCCTGGTGTTTATGCCACGGTGATTCGTTCTGGTAAAGTTCGAGATTTGGGAGAAGTTCGCTACGGAGATATCTACTTGCCCGAAGGTGTCTATTCCACCAAAGCTTTTCCGTTACCGAATCAATGCGTCGGGTTGGTGTTTGAGGATATTACCGATCGCAAACAGGCAGAAGAAGCATTGCAGCAAAGTGAAGCCCGCTTCCGAGTGGTTGCCGAAACTGCTGCCTGTGCCTTTATGCTCTACCAGGGGAGCCGATTACGCTACATCAACCCTGCCGCACAGACGATTACCGGATATTCTCAAGAAGAACTCCTGTCGATGGACTTCTTGGATCTGGCTCATCCTGAATTTCGCGATCTGGTGCAGAAAAGGGGACTTGAGCGGCAACAGGGGCTAGAGGTTCCGAATCGCTATGAGATCAAGATTTTGACGAAATCGGGACAGGAACGATGGGTTGATTTGACGGCTGGGATGGCTGTGTTTGAAGGAAAACCCGCAGGTTTGGCAACCGCCTACGATATTACCGATCGCAAACGGGCAGAGGCAAAACTGCTGATGTCAGCCAATCGGGAACGGTTACTGACGGAAATTGCCTCTCGAATTCGGAGTTCTCTGAACCTGGAAGAAATTTTGCAGACGACTGTCCAGGAAATCCGGAAATATTTGCAGGTCGATCGGGTTTTTATCAGTTACTTTGATGCGGCAGGGGGGTGTCTGGCGATCGCCGAATCCGTTGCTGAACCCTGGCCCTCCATTTTGGGTTGGGAACCAGAAAACGACAAAATTCAGGAAATTAAATCCACCTTCCAACCCGGTTGTGCTCAACGTGGTGAATGA
- a CDS encoding ABC transporter ATP-binding protein, with product MTGSTIATEEKPNRPMRETDWRLFLRLIPYGLRHGRLLGFSMLLLIPSSIAVAVRPMLIGEAISLIKREPTSSQWALALRELPLHTGINILAGLLLLALLVRSVLDAWQGYLVQKVGQYITADIRDDLFHHVLSLAMRYFDRTPVGRLITRLTSDVEALGDVFSTGAIGILGDLFLLLVLAIAMFLRQWQLALLLVIMLIPVTMLIVYFQQQYRKANYRAREELSALNSMLQENIVGINVVQLFRREGFNAELFRKINRRYIKEVDRTIFHDSAISSTLEWISLVAIAGVLWLGGLLILGKNLYLSQLAEFILFAQLLFDPLRQFAEKFTAIQAGFTAVERVSDILNEPIEIRDSETPQTLHADPSAPVGEIRFEHVWFGYKSDEYVLKDLDFVIRPGEKVALVGPTGAGKSSIIRLLSRLYEPTQGRILVDGLDIRDLPQTELRRHVGVILQDGFVFAGDVKSNITLGETYSLAEIQSAAQRTNVDRLIEQLPNGYDTPLRERGTNLSGGQKQLLAFARAAIRNPRILVLDEATASLDVGTEALIQDALDHLLEGRTAIIIAHRLSTIRNCDRILVLKRGQLIESGSHEELIAQGGLYASLHQLQMLEGEVRN from the coding sequence ATGACTGGTTCAACGATTGCGACTGAGGAGAAACCCAACCGACCGATGCGAGAGACGGATTGGCGGTTGTTTTTGCGGCTGATTCCCTATGGCTTGCGGCATGGGCGGTTGCTGGGTTTTTCGATGCTGCTGCTGATTCCGTCGTCGATCGCGGTAGCGGTGCGACCCATGTTGATTGGGGAAGCGATTTCGCTGATTAAGCGGGAGCCAACCAGCAGCCAGTGGGCACTTGCCCTGCGGGAACTGCCTCTGCACACGGGAATCAACATCCTGGCAGGGTTACTGCTGCTGGCGCTGCTCGTTCGATCGGTGTTGGACGCATGGCAGGGCTATCTGGTGCAGAAAGTCGGTCAGTACATCACGGCTGATATTCGAGATGACTTGTTTCACCATGTGCTGTCGCTGGCGATGCGCTATTTTGACCGCACCCCTGTTGGACGGCTGATTACCCGTCTGACCAGCGATGTGGAAGCGTTGGGGGATGTGTTTTCAACGGGGGCGATCGGCATTCTGGGGGATCTGTTTTTGCTACTGGTGCTGGCGATCGCCATGTTTCTGCGCCAGTGGCAACTAGCGTTGCTGCTGGTCATCATGCTGATTCCTGTGACCATGCTGATCGTTTATTTTCAGCAGCAGTACCGCAAGGCAAACTACCGTGCCAGGGAGGAATTATCTGCCCTCAATTCGATGCTGCAAGAGAACATTGTCGGCATTAATGTGGTGCAGTTGTTTCGGCGGGAAGGCTTTAATGCTGAGCTTTTTCGCAAAATCAACCGGCGCTACATCAAGGAAGTGGATCGCACGATCTTCCATGACTCAGCGATTTCTTCCACCCTGGAATGGATTTCCCTGGTGGCGATCGCAGGCGTCCTCTGGTTGGGGGGCTTGCTCATCCTGGGAAAAAATTTGTATCTCAGTCAACTCGCCGAGTTCATCCTGTTTGCCCAACTTCTGTTTGACCCCCTCAGACAATTTGCTGAGAAGTTCACGGCGATTCAGGCTGGGTTTACTGCGGTTGAGCGAGTTAGCGATATTTTGAATGAACCGATCGAAATCCGTGATTCCGAAACCCCCCAAACCCTTCACGCTGATCCCAGCGCTCCCGTGGGAGAGATCCGCTTTGAGCATGTCTGGTTCGGCTACAAATCGGATGAATATGTTTTGAAAGACCTGGATTTTGTCATTCGTCCTGGAGAAAAGGTTGCCCTGGTCGGACCTACAGGCGCAGGCAAAAGCTCCATTATTCGTCTACTTAGCCGTTTGTACGAGCCAACACAGGGCAGAATCCTGGTGGATGGATTGGACATTCGGGATTTGCCACAAACCGAACTCCGTCGTCATGTGGGGGTCATTCTCCAGGACGGATTTGTGTTCGCGGGGGATGTGAAAAGTAACATCACCCTGGGGGAAACCTATTCGCTGGCTGAGATCCAGTCAGCGGCACAACGCACCAATGTCGATCGTTTGATTGAACAACTCCCGAATGGGTACGATACTCCTTTACGGGAGCGTGGGACCAACCTTTCGGGTGGACAAAAGCAACTGCTGGCATTTGCCCGTGCTGCCATCCGCAATCCCCGCATTCTGGTACTGGATGAAGCCACTGCCAGCCTGGATGTGGGCACCGAAGCCCTGATTCAAGACGCTCTAGATCATTTGCTGGAAGGGCGCACCGCCATTATTATTGCCCATCGTCTGTCTACCATTCGCAACTGCGATCGCATCCTTGTTCTCAAGCGCGGACAACTGATTGAATCCGGTAGCCATGAAGAATTGATCGCCCAGGGTGGATTGTACGCCAGTTTGCATCAGTTACAGATGTTGGAAGGGGAGGTTAGGAATTAA
- a CDS encoding DUF3119 family protein, which yields MTTSASPFPTQTIELSPSYAIPIVLVIVAIPLLLVQVWVSLALSLFGLFLMFPGRYPADEIYRNRF from the coding sequence ATGACAACATCTGCTTCACCTTTCCCAACACAGACGATCGAACTGTCACCCAGCTACGCCATCCCGATCGTGCTGGTAATTGTGGCAATTCCCCTGTTACTGGTTCAGGTTTGGGTCAGTTTGGCGCTCTCCCTATTTGGCTTGTTTTTAATGTTCCCAGGCCGTTACCCTGCGGATGAGATTTACCGAAACCGATTTTGA
- a CDS encoding FHA domain-containing protein yields MRGTEQKTVLTQPFLELNNQGYSIQLFLTQDQHFLGRDPQRSDLLVPTDWQVISGCHAVFRRTGEDYTVFDGDGQKPSTNGLFLNRTRITPAKGYLLKDGAELRIGQNPRSQIVLTYRNPLGAEAAEMPEKRSLSLKNRSVLLGRDSQASLQLDSPIVSRRHATIEPDGTGRYILRDHSANGVFVNGVRVSNSILLADAATIQIGPFTLVLRADTLEVVDRGNQIRLDAWELVREVKDKQHQTRRLLDDISLAIEPGQFVALVGGSGAGKSTLMRTLLGIDPTDKGTVYLNGTALRSNFGMYRSQIGYVPQDDIVHRELTVAEVLTYAAKLRLPADTDLEEVVSKTLDEIEMGDRRDVLVSKLSGGQRKRVSIGVELLADPKLFFLDEPTSGLDPGLDKKMMQLLRKLANQGRTVILVTHATANITLCDRIVFVGRGGRLCYFGPPQKALEFFEVTSGDFADIYNELERGETIVRQWAEKFRQSDDHWRYVTGHLSPGNGTKQRSLPSPSKGTVFLKQLTLLTERQFQLFWRDPVNISLALLTAPIAISLMALVVRDKAPLIPADTADPTLAPLALRVLFVFTCAALWVGLSSSLQEIVKESAIYMRERLINLGLFAYLGSKAIVLATLALLQTVLMVAVILFGFADPRPELLPWTWGVGISTFLTLIACMSMGLMISAIVRNGSQANSALPLLLLPQIIFSGVLFKMEGVTSKISWLMLSRWSVGAYGSLVNVNAMVPEPTKLPDGSTIPLPFEQSAVYDPTWSNLSLNWKILCLHAFIYLAVAFWVQKRKDIFK; encoded by the coding sequence ATGCGCGGCACTGAGCAGAAGACTGTTCTCACCCAACCCTTCCTGGAACTTAACAACCAGGGTTATTCGATCCAGCTATTTCTAACGCAGGATCAGCACTTTCTAGGACGCGATCCGCAGAGATCGGACCTGTTGGTGCCGACGGACTGGCAGGTCATCTCTGGTTGCCATGCTGTTTTTCGCCGAACGGGAGAAGATTACACCGTTTTTGATGGCGATGGTCAGAAACCCAGCACCAATGGGCTATTCTTGAACCGAACCCGGATTACTCCTGCTAAGGGCTATCTGCTGAAGGATGGGGCCGAGTTGCGGATTGGGCAAAATCCCCGGAGTCAGATTGTCCTAACCTATCGCAATCCTCTCGGTGCGGAAGCTGCCGAGATGCCAGAGAAGCGATCGCTCTCGCTCAAAAACCGTTCCGTGCTACTGGGTCGCGATTCCCAAGCCTCTTTGCAACTCGATTCGCCGATTGTCTCCCGCCGTCACGCCACGATCGAACCGGATGGAACCGGGCGCTACATCCTGCGCGATCACAGTGCCAATGGCGTATTTGTGAATGGCGTCCGGGTCAGCAATAGCATTTTGCTTGCGGATGCAGCCACGATTCAGATTGGACCCTTTACCCTGGTGCTGCGGGCAGACACATTGGAAGTGGTTGATCGGGGCAACCAGATTCGCCTCGATGCCTGGGAACTGGTGCGGGAGGTGAAGGATAAGCAGCACCAGACCCGCCGCCTGCTGGATGACATTTCGCTGGCGATCGAACCGGGTCAGTTTGTTGCCCTGGTGGGTGGCAGTGGGGCGGGCAAGTCTACCCTGATGCGAACACTTTTAGGCATTGACCCAACCGACAAGGGAACGGTCTATCTAAATGGCACCGCCCTCCGGAGCAACTTCGGCATGTATCGTTCCCAGATTGGCTATGTCCCGCAGGATGACATTGTGCATCGGGAATTGACCGTTGCGGAGGTGTTGACCTACGCAGCAAAATTGCGTCTCCCCGCTGATACGGATCTGGAGGAGGTCGTTAGCAAGACCCTGGATGAAATTGAAATGGGCGATCGCCGGGATGTTCTGGTCAGCAAACTCAGCGGCGGGCAACGCAAACGGGTCAGCATCGGGGTGGAACTGCTTGCCGATCCGAAGTTGTTTTTCCTGGATGAACCCACCTCCGGCCTCGATCCAGGACTGGACAAAAAAATGATGCAACTGCTGCGAAAACTGGCAAACCAGGGACGCACGGTGATTTTGGTAACCCACGCCACAGCAAATATTACCCTCTGCGATCGGATTGTCTTTGTGGGCCGGGGTGGACGCCTCTGCTACTTTGGTCCCCCCCAAAAAGCCCTGGAGTTCTTCGAAGTGACATCGGGGGACTTTGCGGATATTTACAACGAATTAGAGCGGGGAGAAACCATTGTTCGTCAATGGGCGGAAAAGTTTCGCCAGTCCGATGACCATTGGCGTTATGTCACCGGGCATCTCAGCCCAGGGAATGGGACGAAGCAGCGATCGCTCCCCTCCCCCAGCAAAGGTACCGTGTTTCTCAAGCAGCTTACCCTGCTAACCGAGCGCCAATTTCAGCTTTTCTGGCGTGATCCGGTCAATATTTCCTTAGCCCTATTAACTGCCCCGATCGCCATTAGTCTGATGGCACTGGTCGTGCGCGACAAAGCGCCCCTGATCCCAGCAGACACCGCCGATCCGACGCTTGCCCCATTGGCATTGCGGGTTCTGTTCGTTTTCACCTGTGCTGCCCTTTGGGTTGGGCTTTCCAGCTCGCTTCAGGAAATTGTTAAGGAATCCGCCATCTACATGCGGGAGCGCTTAATTAACCTGGGGTTATTTGCCTACCTGGGTTCTAAGGCGATTGTTCTTGCCACCCTGGCATTATTGCAAACCGTACTGATGGTAGCGGTGATTCTGTTTGGTTTCGCCGATCCCCGACCTGAATTACTGCCCTGGACCTGGGGAGTGGGCATCTCCACATTTCTAACCCTAATCGCCTGTATGAGCATGGGACTGATGATTTCAGCGATCGTCCGCAATGGTAGTCAGGCAAACAGTGCCCTCCCTCTGCTCCTCCTGCCCCAAATCATCTTCTCTGGCGTGCTGTTCAAAATGGAAGGCGTCACCAGCAAAATTTCCTGGCTGATGTTGAGTCGCTGGTCTGTGGGTGCCTACGGCAGCCTGGTAAACGTCAACGCAATGGTACCGGAACCAACCAAACTCCCCGATGGCAGCACGATTCCCCTTCCTTTTGAGCAATCTGCCGTCTACGATCCCACCTGGAGTAATCTTTCCCTCAATTGGAAAATACTCTGTCTCCATGCCTTTATCTATCTAGCAGTCGCATTCTGGGTACAAAAGAGGAAGGATATTTTCAAATAG
- the plsY gene encoding glycerol-3-phosphate 1-O-acyltransferase PlsY, translated as MALWLTLNGLLLIIAYLLGSIPTGYWMGRSLKGIDIREHGSGSTGATNVLRTLGKMPALIVLLVDILKGVGAIGLVHLLYALEPFKSFIPSMVDIAVWLPWMVTLAGMAALLGHSKSIFLKFTGGKSVATSLGILLAMNWVMGLGTLGVFLLVLAISRIVSLSSIAGAIAVSGLMFFLEQPLPYLLFAIVGGLYVILRHRTNIQRLLAGTEPRLGQSLVEASSPPQS; from the coding sequence ATGGCTCTCTGGCTCACCCTCAACGGACTGTTGCTGATCATCGCTTACCTGTTGGGTTCGATTCCAACCGGATACTGGATGGGTCGATCGCTCAAAGGGATCGACATTCGGGAACATGGGTCGGGGTCAACGGGCGCAACCAACGTGCTACGGACGTTAGGTAAGATGCCTGCTCTGATCGTCCTGCTAGTGGACATCCTCAAGGGAGTTGGAGCGATCGGGCTGGTTCACCTCCTCTACGCCCTCGAACCGTTTAAATCCTTTATTCCGTCAATGGTAGATATTGCTGTCTGGTTGCCCTGGATGGTCACTCTGGCAGGAATGGCAGCATTGTTGGGGCACAGCAAATCGATCTTCCTCAAATTTACAGGTGGAAAATCCGTCGCGACCAGCCTGGGTATTTTGCTGGCAATGAATTGGGTCATGGGATTGGGCACCCTTGGCGTCTTTCTGCTGGTGCTGGCAATTTCCCGGATTGTTTCCCTCAGTTCCATTGCCGGAGCGATCGCCGTTTCCGGGCTGATGTTTTTCCTGGAGCAACCCCTACCCTACCTGCTGTTTGCGATCGTCGGGGGTCTCTATGTCATCCTGCGCCACCGCACCAACATCCAACGCTTGTTAGCAGGCACAGAGCCGCGTTTGGGGCAATCCCTGGTTGAAGCGAGCAGCCCGCCCCAGTCTTGA